In Astatotilapia calliptera chromosome 16, fAstCal1.2, whole genome shotgun sequence, one genomic interval encodes:
- the kctd12.1 gene encoding BTB/POZ domain-containing protein KCTD12.1 has translation MALADTERGVSSCGDSGAQFSEIIELNVGGQVYVTRHKTLIAVPDSLLWNMFSKKSPKELARDSKGRFFLDRDGFLFRYILDYLRDLNLVLPDYFPEKSRLQREADFFQLRDLAKRLNPRVSKENSISEEISQSDTEDGGQQCGSSGGLETLRTMSVSGAMRSPSLDSRKSGYITIGYRGSYTIGRDIQTDAKFRRVARITVCGKTSLAKEVFGDTLNESRDPDRPPERYTSRYYLKYNFLEQAFDKLTEAGFHMVACSSTGTCAYTSNDPNEDKIWTSYTEYVFCRE, from the coding sequence ATGGCACTGGCGGACACAGAGCGCGGAGTGTCCAGCTGCGGGGATTCGGGCGCCCAGTTTTCCGAGATCATCGAGCTGAATGTCGGCGGACAGGTTTATGTCACCAGACACAAAACTCTGATCGCCGTCCCAGACTCACTCTTGTGGAACATGTTCAGCAAGAAGTCACCAAAGGAGTTGGCGAGAGACAGCAAAGGGCGCTTCTTCTTGGACAGGGATGGGTTCTTGTTCCGCTACATCCTCGACTATCTCCGAGACCTCAACTTGGTCCTCCCGGACTACTTCCCCGAGAAAAGTCGGCTGCAGAGAGAGGCTGACTTTTTCCAGCTTCGGGACCTCGCAAAACGCCTCAATCCCCGGGTGAGTAAAGAGAATTCAATCAGCGAGGAGATCAGCCAGAGCGACACAGAAGACGGCGGGCAGCAGTGCGGCTCCTCCGGCGGCTTGGAGACTTTACGCACCATGTCTGTCAGCGGAGCCATGCGCTCCCCGTCTCTGGACTCTAGAAAGTCCGGCTACATCACGATAGGATACCGCGGCTCGTACACTATTGGCAGAGACATCCAAACCGATGCCAAGTTCAGGAGAGTGGCGCGCATCACAGTTTGCGGTAAGACCTCTCTGGCCAAAGAAGTGTTTGGGGACACGCTGAATGAGAGCAGAGACCCGGACAGGCCCCCTGAGAGATACACATCCCGGTACTATCTCAAGTATAATTTTCTAGAGCAGGCATTTGACAAGCTGACAGAAGCGGGATTCCACATGGTGGCCTGCAGCTCCACAGGCACCTGTGCCTACACCAGCAACGATCCCAATgaagacaaaatttggacaAGCTACACTGAATACGTTTTCTGTCGGGAATAA